AGCGCATGGCGCTGTCCAAGCTGAAGTGGCTGGTGGTGCGCGATTTCCAGGAGATCGAGACCGCGACGTTCTGGAAGGACTCGCCCGAGATCGCGTCCGGCGACCTGGTCACCGAGGAGATTGACACCGAGGTGTTCCTCTTCCCGGCCGCGAACCACGTGGAGAAGGCCGGCACGTTCACGCAGACGCAGCGCATGCTGCAGTGGCGCTTCAAGGCCAAGGATGCGCCGGGCGATGCGGACAGTGACTTGCAGTTCTTCTACGAGCTGGGCTGCCGCATCAAGGACCGCGTGAAGGATTCCACCGATCCGCGCGACCTGCCGCTGCAGAAGATCACGTGGGACTACGAGCTTGATAGCGATGGAGAGATTGACGCCGAGAGCGTTCTGCGCGAGATCAACGGCTACTACCTCTCCGGCCCGCGCAAGGGCGAGCTGGTGGACAAGTTCGCCGACCTGAAGGCGGACGGCTCCACCTCCTGCGGCTGCTGGATCTACTCCGGCGTGTACGCGGGCGGCGTGAACCGCGCCGCCAACAAGCGCCCGGGCTCCGAGCAGAACGAGATGGCGCTGGACTGGGGCTGGGCGTGGCCGATGAACCGCCGCGTGCTGTACAACCGCGCCTCCGCTGATCCGGACGGCAAGCCGTGGTCCGAGCGCAAGAAGCTGGTCTGGTGGGACGAGGACCAAGAGAAGTGGGACTCCAACGACGTGGTGGACTTCCCGGTGGACCGCGCGCCCGGCTACAAGCCGGACCGCGACGCGGTTGGCCCGGCAGCACTCGCTGGCGATGACCCGTTCATCATGCAGCCGGACGGCAAGGGTTGGCTCTTCGCCCCGCGCGGCATGGTGGATGGGCCGATGCCCACCCACTACGAGCCGCAGGAATCCCCGTTCCCGAACTTCCTGTACGCGCAGCAGCAGTCCCCGTCCCGCATTGTCATGCGCGGGCCGAACAACCTCTCCGCCCCGAACTACGGCGAGGAGGGCACGGACGTGTACCCGTACATGCTGAACACGTACCGGTTGACGGAGATGTACACCTCCGGCGCCATGACACGCACCCTGCCGTACCTGGCGGAGCTGCAGCCGGAGCTGTTCTGCGAGGTCTCGCCGGAGCTGGCCGCCAAGGCCGGCCTGACGCACGGCGAGTGGGCGACCATCATCTCCCCGCGCGGCGCGATTGAGTCGCGCGTGCTGGTGACGGACCGCATCCAGTCCCTGGTCATCGGGGACCGCGAGTACGAGCAGGTGGGCATGCCGTTCCACTACGGGCAGGGCAAGTACGCCGAGGTTGAGGGTGACGGCCCGAACGACCTTTTGGGCATCATGCTGGACCCGAACGTGAACATCCAGGCCTCCAAGGTCTCGGCCGTGGACATTCGTCCGGGCCGCCGCCCGCGGGGCGCAGAGCGCGACGAGCTGGTGCGCGAGTACCAGCGCCGCGCCGGACTGACGGAGGACACCGGCTCCACCCTGGGCAACAAGAAGGCCGAGGAAGCGGCGGGCCTGCACGACGACGTCGAGGATGGCGCCGAGGTGGACAACACGAAGCACAACATGTCGGAGAGGGAGGGATAGACGCCGATGACCACGAAGAATCGGGTGACAGAGGCGCCCTACAACATCGGCTACGACCGCGCGGAGCGCAAGGCGTTCTTCACCGACACCTCCATCTGCATCGGCTGCAAAGCCTGCGAGGTGGCGTGCAAGGAGTGGAACCGCAACCCGCAGGACGGCAGCTACGAGTTCTCCGGCATGTCCTACGACAACACCGGCTCCCTCGGCGCGGACACGTGGCGCCACGTGGCGTTCATCGAACAGTCCGAGGACCAGATCGAACGCGCCCGCGAAGAAGGTGCGCGCCTGATTTCCCTCGGCATGCCGGGCGTCGGCGCGGCTGAGGTGCGGGAGGCGACCCCGGAACCGTCGTCAATCATGCCCCAGGACACGCCCGATTTCCGCTGGCTGATGTCCTCCGACGTGTGCAAGCACTGCACCAACGCCGGCTGCCTGGACGTGTGCCCGACCGGTGCGCTCTTCCGCACCGAGCACGGCACCGTGGTGGTGCAGGACGACGTGTGCAACGGGTGCGGCACCTGCGTCGCCGGCTGCCCGTTCGGGGTCATCGAGCGGCGTGCCGACGGCGGCGTGGAGAAGCGCAACGACCGTTCCCCGCGCATCGGCGAAGACTTCACCGCAGGTGAGGTGGCGCCGATCAAGAACGTCGGCGTGGCGCAGAAGTGCACGATGTGCTTCGACCGCCAGGCGGTAGGCGAGGGCCCCGCGTGCGCGAAGACGTGCCCGACGACGTCGATCAAGTACGGCTCCTACGACGAGATGCTGGCCACCGCCCGGGCGCGCG
Above is a genomic segment from Corynebacterium sp. CNCTC7651 containing:
- a CDS encoding 4Fe-4S dicluster domain-containing protein, which encodes MTTKNRVTEAPYNIGYDRAERKAFFTDTSICIGCKACEVACKEWNRNPQDGSYEFSGMSYDNTGSLGADTWRHVAFIEQSEDQIERAREEGARLISLGMPGVGAAEVREATPEPSSIMPQDTPDFRWLMSSDVCKHCTNAGCLDVCPTGALFRTEHGTVVVQDDVCNGCGTCVAGCPFGVIERRADGGVEKRNDRSPRIGEDFTAGEVAPIKNVGVAQKCTMCFDRQAVGEGPACAKTCPTTSIKYGSYDEMLATARARVAELHAQGQTEARLYGANSEDGVGGTGSIFLLLDAPEVYGLPPDPQVPTANLPAMAKRAAVAAAGLIGAAAAAFAIGGRG